A region of Sugiyamaella lignohabitans strain CBS 10342 chromosome A, complete sequence DNA encodes the following proteins:
- the MCM6 gene encoding MCM DNA helicase complex subunit MCM6 (Protein involved in DNA replication; component of the Mcm2-7 hexameric helicase complex that binds chromatin as a part of the pre-replicative complex; forms a subcomplex with Mcm4p and Mcm7p; GO_component: GO:0031261 - DNA replication preinitiation complex [Evidence IDA] [PMID 9554851]; GO_component: GO:0042555 - MCM complex [Evidence IEA]; GO_component: GO:0042555 - MCM complex [Evidence IDA] [PMID 12480933]; GO_component: GO:0097373 - MCM core complex [Evidence IDA] [PMID 13679365]; GO_component: GO:0005737 - cytoplasm [Evidence IDA] [PMID 10704410]; GO_component: GO:0005656 - nuclear pre-replicative complex [Evidence IDA] [PMID 16824194]; GO_component: GO:0005656 - nuclear pre-replicative complex [Evidence IDA] [PMID 9335335]; GO_component: GO:0005634 - nucleus [Evidence IEA,IEA,IEA]; GO_component: GO:0005634 - nucleus [Evidence IDA] [PMID 10704410]; GO_component: GO:0031298 - replication fork protection complex [Evidence IDA] [PMID 16531994]; GO_function: GO:0005524 - ATP binding [Evidence IEA,IEA]; GO_function: GO:0043140 - ATP-dependent 3'-5' DNA helicase activity [Evidence IDA] [PMID 13679365]; GO_function: GO:0004003 - ATP-dependent DNA helicase activity [Evidence IDA] [PMID 15723534]; GO_function: GO:1990163 - ATP-dependent four-way junction helicase activity [Evidence IDA] [PMID 13679365]; GO_function: GO:0003677 - DNA binding [Evidence IEA,IEA]; GO_function: GO:0003678 - DNA helicase activity [Evidence IEA]; GO_function: GO:0003678 - DNA helicase activity [Evidence IDA] [PMID 18657510]; GO_function: GO:0003688 - DNA replication origin binding [Evidence IDA] [PMID 11756674]; GO_function: GO:0003688 - DNA replication origin binding [Evidence IDA] [PMID 16824194]; GO_function: GO:0004386 - helicase activity [Evidence IEA]; GO_function: GO:0016787 - hydrolase activity [Evidence IEA]; GO_function: GO:0000166 - nucleotide binding [Evidence IEA]; GO_function: GO:0017116 - single-stranded DNA-dependent ATP-dependent DNA helicase activity [Evidence IDA] [PMID 18657510]; GO_function: GO:0043142 - single-stranded DNA-dependent ATPase activity [Evidence IDA] [PMID 15723534]; GO_process: GO:0006260 - DNA replication [Evidence IEA,IEA]; GO_process: GO:0006270 - DNA replication initiation [Evidence IEA]; GO_process: GO:0006270 - DNA replication initiation [Evidence IPI] [PMID 9335335]; GO_process: GO:0006271 - DNA strand elongation involved in DNA replication [Evidence IMP] [PMID 10834843]; GO_process: GO:0006268 - DNA unwinding involved in DNA replication [Evidence IDA] [PMID 13679365]; GO_process: GO:0006268 - DNA unwinding involved in DNA replication [Evidence IDA] [PMID 15723534]; GO_process: GO:0007049 - cell cycle [Evidence IEA]; GO_process: GO:0000727 - double-strand break repair via break-induced replication [Evidence IMP] [PMID 20516198]; GO_process: GO:0033260 - nuclear cell cycle DNA replication [Evidence IMP] [PMID 10834843]; GO_process: GO:0006267 - pre-replicative complex assembly involved in nuclear cell cycle DNA replication [Evidence IDA] [PMID 16824194]) translates to MSNLVDALMSEDNGGGVTSDDGQMPIPSSPNLPQSDSSAFGGFGGSSSAGNNHRRFGDFSATSSSAHPQNSDGFGGGIGVAGPRGAGRPGFGNNNNNNNTNPIDNDDQPADIRRGALGLSNVPRVIDHTGEQVRESFEKFLENFQDDSSQGGKHYIAQIHALKTYELSTLYVDVLHLQSYDYGVLAGAIADQYYRFLPFLQKGLRRLIKKYEPGLLFPRMGSGASSQDPSQTGTSMTSAEDSEKIFQIAFYNLPLINRIRDLRSDKIGALISISGTVTRTSEVRPELYKATFICDACKSVVEGVEQVFRYTEPYMCPNATCQNRTAWTLNVAKSQFVDWQKVRIQENSNEIPTGSMPRTLDVILRGEIVERAKAGDKCVFTGTEIVIPDVAQLGLPGVKPTAIRDSRGVGRGAEGINSGVSGLKALGARDLTYKLAFLACMVQESDASDASRGDVRGDGSQGEEEQEQFLNSLTIEEVAELKEMVHSDYIYSKLVDSIAPTVWGHEIIKKGILLQLMGGVHKTTVEGINLRGDINVCIVGDPSTSKSQFLKYVCGFLPRAVYTSGKASSAAGLTAAVVKDEETGEFTIEAGALMLADNGICAIDEFDKMDISDQVAIHEAMEQQTISIAKAGIHATLNARTSILAAANPIGGRYNRKTSLRANINMSAPIMSRFDLFFVVLDDCNETIDNQLASHIVDLHMNRDAAIKSPFTTEQLQRYIRYARTFKPKLKKEARLTLVKRYKELRLNDSQGFGRNSYRITVRQLESMIRLSEAIARANCVKTITPEFVNEAYHLLRQSIIHVDKDDVEVDEDEDAAVDGPDSNMLPEEDNETEGQQSTHSRTKITYDKYVHMMNLIVQRINLEPAGSDGLREETLSTWYLEHEIDNLNSEEALEDEKNLFHKVLKRLVKDSILIKVVGQQLEDGTRESESAIYALHPNCAIVDEMTENEPATEAAEAAASAPDTEPSAATTQIDGEDDEDNEFA, encoded by the coding sequence ATGTCGAATCTTGTAGACGCTTTAATGTCGGAGGACAACGGTGGTGGCGTCACTTCGGACGATGGGCAAATGCCTATTCCCTCGTCGCCTAACTTGCCTCAGAGTGACTCGAGTGCCTTTGGTGGCTTTGGTGGATCGAGTTCTGCTGGTAATAATCATAGACGGTTTGGCGACTTCTCGGCAACTTCTAGTTCGGCTCATCCACAGAATAGTGACGGGTTCGGTGGTGGAATTGGCGTTGCGGGTCCTCGTGGCGCTGGTCGACCGGGATTTggcaataacaacaacaataacaatacTAATCCAATTGACAACGATGACCAACCGGCTGATATTCGACGAGGGGCTCTGGGTCTTTCAAATGTCCCGAGAGTTATCGACCATACTGGTGAACAGGTCCGTGAATCGTTTGAAAAGTTTCTGGAAAACTTCCAGGATGATAGTTCTCAGGGTGGTAAACACTATATTGCCCAAATTCATGCTCTTAAAACGTATGAACTGTCAACTTTATATGTCGATGTGTTACACCTACAAAGCTACGATTACGGTGTATTAGCAGGTGCTATTGCGGATCAGTATTATAGATTCTTACCATTTTTACAAAAGGGATTACGACGATTAATCAAGAAGTACGAACCTGGACTTCTCTTTCCTAGAATGGGATCCGGTGCCAGCTCCCAGGATCCTTCACAAACGGGTACTAGTATGACATCAGCTGAGGACTCAGAGAagatttttcaaattgCGTTTTATAATTTACCACTTATCAACCGTATTCGAGATCTTCGAAGTGATAAGATTGGCGCTTTAATCAGTATTTCTGGAACTGTGACCAGAACTAGTGAAGTGCGTCCTGAACTGTACAAGGCCACATTTATTTGTGACGCTTGTAAATCGGTTGTCGAAGGTGTTGAGCAAGTGTTTCGATATACTGAACCATACATGTGTCCTAATGCCACTTGTCAAAACCGTACAGCTTGGACTTTGAACGTCGCCAAGTCTCAGTTTGTCGATTGGCAGAAAGTGCGAATCCAAGAAAATTCCAACGAAATCCCCACTGGATCTATGCCACGGACTTTAGACGTCATTCTCCGTGGAGAGATTGTCGAGAGAGCCAAGGCTGGTGACAAGTGTGTATTTACGGGTACAGAAATTGTCATTCCAGATGTGGCTCAGTTGGGCCTGCCTGGTGTTAAACCCACTGCTATTAGAGATAGTCGTGGTGTTGGCCGTGGAGCTGAAGGTATTAATAGTGGAGTCAGTGGATTAAAAGCTCTTGGAGCCAGAGACTTGACTTATAAACTTGCCTTTTTGGCGTGTATGGTCCAGGAATCCGATGCTAGTGACGCTTCTCGTGGTGATGTTCGTGGTGATGGCTCTCAAGGTGAAGAGGAACAGGAGCAATTCCTCAATTCTTTGACTATAGAAGAGGTGGCAGAGCTAAAAGAAATGGTTCATTCAGATTATATCTATTCGAAACTAGTCGATTCAATTGCTCCTACAGTATGGGGTCATGAGATCATTAAGAAGGGAATCTTACTTCAATTGATGGGTGGTGTTCATAAGACCACTGTTGAAGGAATCAATCTCAGAGGTGACATCAATGTGTGTATTGTTGGTGATCCATCGACTTCGAAATCGCAGTTTTTAAAGTATGTTTGTGGATTTCTTCCTCGTGCTGTTTATACTTCGGGTAAGgcatcatcagctgctggtcTTACTGCCGCAGTTGTAAAAGATGAGGAGACTGGTGAGTTCACTATCGAAGCAGGTGCTTTGATGCTTGCTGACAACGGTATTTGTGCTATTGATGAGTTCGATAAAATGGATATATCCGATCAAGTTGCCATTCACGAAGCCATGGAACAGCAAACCATTTCAATTGCCAAAGCTGGTATTCATGCTACTTTGAATGCTCGTACATCtattttggctgctgccaatcCTATTGGTGGACGATACAACCGTAAAACCTCGTTGCGAGCCAATATCAACATGAGTGCACCTATTATGTCCCGTTTCGACTTGTTTTTCGTAGTTTTGGACGATTGTAATGAAACCATTGACAACCAATTAGCAAGCCATATTGTCGACTTACACATGAATCGCGATGCAGCCATCAAATCCCCCTTCACCACAGAGCAGCTCCAGCGATATATTCGATATGCTCGAACATTTAAGCCCAAGCTGAAAAAGGAGGCCCGACTGACTCTCGTAAAGAGATACAAGGAACTTCGACTCAACGATTCACAAGGGTTTGGTAGAAACTCGTACCGTATTACTGTGCGTCAACTGGAATCCATGATCCGATTGTCTGAAGCTATTGCCAGAGCCAATTGTGTCAAAACCATCACCCCTGAGTTTGTCAACGAAGCCTATCACCTCTTACGACAATCGATTATCCACGTCGATAAggatgatgttgaagtggacgaagacgaagacgcCGCTGTCGACGGTCCTGATTCGAACATGCTTCCCGAGGAAGACAACGAGACCGAAGGTCAACAGTCGACTCACAGCCGAACCAAGATTACTTACGACAAGTATGTGCACATGATGAACCTAATTGTTCAACGGATAAACCTCGAGCCCGCAGGATCTGACGGTTTGAGAGAAGAAACCCTATCAACCTGGTATCTCGAGCACGAGATCGATAACCTCAACAGCgaagaagctcttgaagatgaaaagaacCTTTTCCACAAGGTTCTTAAAAGACTAGTAAAAGACAGCATTCTGATCAAGGTCGTCGGACAGCAGCTAGAAGATGGCACAAGAGAAAGCGAGTCAGCCATCTACGCTCTCCATCCCAATTGTGCCATCGTGGACGAGATGACCGAGAACGAGCCTGCCACTGAAGCCGccgaagcagcagcctcagcaCCAGACACCGAACCCTCTGCCGCCACGACACAAATTGACggcgaagatgacgaagataacGAATTTGCTTAA
- the TMA10 gene encoding Tma10p (hypothetical protein that associates with ribosomes; protein abundance increases in response to DNA replication stress; TMA10 has a paralog, STF2, that arose from the whole genome duplication; GO_component: GO:0005737 - cytoplasm [Evidence IDA] [PMID 14562095]; GO_component: GO:0005739 - mitochondrion [Evidence IEA,IEA]; GO_component: GO:0005634 - nucleus [Evidence IDA] [PMID 14562095]; GO_component: GO:0005840 - ribosome [Evidence IDA] [PMID 16702403]; GO_function: GO:0003674 - molecular_function [Evidence ND]; GO_process: GO:0008150 - biological_process [Evidence ND]): MARTTRSTSGSSEEQLPRFFAKNGHYNQDPNKVKKDGHGRGNWGKEGDEIEDLEQTGEFNFNHTRRRSNSTTGNHPDMNSQTKFDRNDEVFEEDF, encoded by the coding sequence ATGGCTCGTACTACCAGATCTACCAGTGGTTCTTCTGAAGAACAACTTCCCCGTTTCTTTGCCAAGAATGGCCATTACAACCAAGACCCCAACAAGGTCAAGAAAGACGGTCACGGCAGAGGCAATTGGGGTAAAGAGGGCGACGAGATCGAGGACCTCGAGCAAACTGGCGAGTTCAATTTCAACCACACCCGTCGTCGATCTAACTCGACCACTGGTAACCACCCCGACATGAACTCTCAAACCAAGTTTGATAGAAACGACGAGgtctttgaagaagactTTTAA
- the CKB2 gene encoding casein kinase 2 regulatory subunit CKB2 (Beta' regulatory subunit of casein kinase 2 (CK2); a Ser/Thr protein kinase with roles in cell growth and proliferation; CK2, comprised of CKA1, CKA2, CKB1 and CKB2, has many substrates including transcription factors and all RNA polymerase; GO_component: GO:0032545 - CURI complex [Evidence IDA] [PMID 17452446]; GO_component: GO:0034456 - UTP-C complex [Evidence IDA] [PMID 17515605]; GO_component: GO:0005956 - protein kinase CK2 complex [Evidence IEA]; GO_component: GO:0005956 - protein kinase CK2 complex [Evidence IDA] [PMID 8135547]; GO_function: GO:0019887 - protein kinase regulator activity [Evidence IEA]; GO_function: GO:0019887 - protein kinase regulator activity [Evidence IMP] [PMID 11827175]; GO_function: GO:0019887 - protein kinase regulator activity [Evidence IPI] [PMID 8135547]; GO_function: GO:0030291 - protein serine/threonine kinase inhibitor activity [Evidence IDA] [PMID 18265947]; GO_process: GO:0006974 - cellular response to DNA damage stimulus [Evidence IDA] [PMID 11551505]; GO_process: GO:0006468 - protein phosphorylation [Evidence IMP] [PMID 16607517]; GO_process: GO:0006468 - protein phosphorylation [Evidence IDA] [PMID 16952051]; GO_process: GO:0045859 - regulation of protein kinase activity [Evidence IEA]; GO_process: GO:0006356 - regulation of transcription from RNA polymerase I promoter [Evidence IDA] [PMID 11551505]; GO_process: GO:0006359 - regulation of transcription from RNA polymerase III promoter [Evidence IDA] [PMID 11551505]) gives MLEKYKNCDFGRCPRVHCHLHALLPIGLHDMPRQSTVKLYCPKCEDIYNPKSSRHSSIDGAYFGSSFPGMLFQVYPQLAPSKSSERYVPKIFGFKIHESAKLARWQDKQRMLMEERLKDDSSTHNPTNTTNNNGSVTKTT, from the coding sequence ATGTTGGAGAAGTACAAGAATTGTGATTTTGGCCGCTGTCCTCGTGTGCACTGTCATTTACATGCTTTGCTTCCTATTGGTTTGCACGACATGCCCCGTCAGTCCACAGTCAAACTGTACTGTCCCAAGTGtgaagatatatataaccCAAAATCGTCGCGCCACTCGTCGATTGACGGTGCCTATTTCGGTTCCAGCTTCCCCGGCATGCTTTTCCAAGTCTACCCACAACTGGCTCCTAGCAAGTCGTCGGAGAGATACGTGCCCAAGATCTTCGGGTTTAAAATCCACGAAAGCGCCAAACTTGCTCGATGGCAGGACAAGCAGCGAATGCTCATGGAGGAACGTCTCAAGGACGACAGTTCCACCCACAACCCCACAAACACTACTAACAATAACGGGAGTGTCACCAAAACGACCTAG